The following is a genomic window from Ethanoligenens harbinense YUAN-3.
GATTTTATCCAGCGGCTGCCCGTGGTTCATTGCAAACCGTTTGATGCTCTGCAACCCGTTAAAGCCGTTCGTATACTTTTGTTCGGTAATAATGAATTGGCTGAACATCTGTGCAAGGGCCAGCGTTATAATGGTAAAGAACACACCCTTGATCTTGCTTGAGAAGACGAAAAATCCCAGAATGGCCGATATCAGTGCCGCCAGCCCAATGCCGATCAGCGCCGCGACGATTGGATTTTTGAGCGGAAGATAAAACCATGGCAGTACCGTAATCTTTTCCCTTGTCATAAATGCGGGAAGCCCAAACTGTATCTGGTAGCAAAGCCCGATCATATACCCGCCGATTCCGAAGAAAACCGCGTGCCCGAGGCTGAGCAAACCGCCGTAGCCCCATAACAGATCCAGCGACAAGGCAAATATGGCCAGGCACAGGTATCTGCCCATCATTTCCACCCGGAACTCTTCGGCAAACAGCGGAAACACGGCCAAAAAGACGAGGAGTCCGATGTCGATCATCCGATGGATCTGTACGCTGCGTATTTTGTTGTAAATTCCACCCATCATATCATCTGCCTTCTTTATAGAATAGGCCCTCGGGCTTGAACCGGACCAGCACAATAATGGCGAAAGAAACCATAATCATGGCCCATGTATCGTTGGAGAAGCCTGCAAGCAGTGTCCTGCTTTCACCGATGATCCCCGATGCGACCGCCGTACCGACCATGGACTGGGCTCCTCCGACCACAGCCGTCAGGAAGGTGTTCGTCAGATAAGTGGCGCCCATGTCGTAGGAAACCCCTGTCGTAGGCGCCAAAACACATCCCGCGATTCCCGCCAGGCCTGCTCCGTACGCAAAGGTAAGCGTATCGATTTTAGCAGTGTCGATGCCCAGGCATTCGGTCATCTGCCTGTTTTGTGTAATCGCTCTGATTTTCCGCCCTGTTTTGGTGCAGGCGAAGAAATAAATGGTGCATACGAGCAGGCCGAGAGCGATCAGCACAAGGAATATGTTGTAAAACGGGATGGTGACCGAGCCAAGCGTGAATTTGCCGGGAAGCGGCATTTTCACATTTACGGCCAACGGCCAGACCATGCGGGCAATTTCCGTC
Proteins encoded in this region:
- the urtC gene encoding urea ABC transporter permease subunit UrtC, whose protein sequence is MMGGIYNKIRSVQIHRMIDIGLLVFLAVFPLFAEEFRVEMMGRYLCLAIFALSLDLLWGYGGLLSLGHAVFFGIGGYMIGLCYQIQFGLPAFMTREKITVLPWFYLPLKNPIVAALIGIGLAALISAILGFFVFSSKIKGVFFTIITLALAQMFSQFIITEQKYTNGFNGLQSIKRFAMNHGQPLDKIEYYYVILVVAALVFLFCMWLTRNRVGKIAVSIRENEQRLGFFGYTASHYKILIMTIAGAIAGLSGVLYAPATGSITVQDIGIAASTLVVVWIAVGGRGNLTGAVVGTLFINWAQSLLSDQFSSFWQLILGIVLILIIFFMPNGIVGKIISLQQRRRTDKMMAGQETASAEDGA
- the urtB gene encoding urea ABC transporter permease subunit UrtB; translated protein: MAFLISQMSNGLNQSAVLLIATLGLVIIFGLMKVINMAHGQMIMIGGFCAYIVTGIFSLPFCLAIVISFIVTALFGMLIEIVIIKRLYAKPTETILATFAISIILTEIARMVWPLAVNVKMPLPGKFTLGSVTIPFYNIFLVLIALGLLVCTIYFFACTKTGRKIRAITQNRQMTECLGIDTAKIDTLTFAYGAGLAGIAGCVLAPTTGVSYDMGATYLTNTFLTAVVGGAQSMVGTAVASGIIGESRTLLAGFSNDTWAMIMVSFAIIVLVRFKPEGLFYKEGR